A DNA window from Bacillus andreraoultii contains the following coding sequences:
- a CDS encoding glycosyltransferase family 2 protein produces the protein MRKIKNQIHFSLLKKRDKGKTQLDFTIHQKSKKRDYLVTVITPVYNGEAFLKKSIESVLNQSLSFHKIEYILIDDCSTDRSRNLLLDYGKRYDNISVVSLECNSGSPSHPRNIGIKLASAPYITFLDADDWFHPNGLQVLYEILEETGDPYVVGRTMKVESGKIQVIGEHQCCKERRSVSPFSIPHIFHHLGPTARMIRTSFIREHQISFPEMKFAEDKLFFIDVLTNCKRISTTTKPIYYVNRLDETKKTRLTNQTNILQKTNYNLQVVHYTLSRKFNTEIEKMIINRIYEFDFMRRFFTTPHFQRTRWKVLYYYKFKQMLKPSRKLSYDLSETFMQPIHKVIYELIQNRKYRNVTKLLEWEQSVKVKEVTIRNGKPYFVTPLLEEKYKYIPVPFYVAFKKHFCQGGKYILYFHVYGDNVQAITDVLIREGKNAHNELVLPVSVDKNGEGWVELHLDAFKNLSAGHYSIFVRYNDYMKMNIRQHEKNEIKHQLDNREFNFYQSSFSNVALRVK, from the coding sequence ATGAGGAAAATAAAAAATCAAATTCATTTTTCATTATTAAAAAAACGAGATAAAGGTAAAACTCAACTTGATTTTACAATACACCAAAAATCAAAAAAACGGGATTACTTAGTTACTGTTATTACTCCTGTATATAATGGTGAAGCTTTTCTAAAAAAGTCCATTGAATCAGTATTGAATCAATCGCTTAGTTTTCATAAAATTGAATACATATTAATTGATGATTGTTCCACTGACCGTTCGAGAAATCTTTTATTAGATTATGGGAAAAGGTATGATAACATTTCAGTCGTTTCACTAGAGTGTAATTCTGGTTCACCTAGTCACCCACGAAATATTGGAATAAAACTCGCCAGTGCACCTTATATTACTTTTTTAGATGCCGATGATTGGTTCCATCCGAATGGTTTACAAGTACTCTATGAAATACTAGAAGAAACTGGTGACCCTTATGTAGTTGGAAGAACAATGAAGGTAGAAAGCGGAAAAATACAAGTGATTGGTGAGCATCAGTGTTGTAAAGAAAGAAGAAGCGTCTCGCCGTTTTCCATTCCACATATTTTCCATCATCTAGGGCCAACAGCAAGGATGATTCGAACAAGTTTCATAAGAGAGCACCAAATTTCATTTCCCGAGATGAAATTTGCAGAAGACAAACTATTTTTTATTGATGTTCTCACAAATTGCAAAAGAATCTCAACAACGACAAAACCAATTTATTATGTAAATCGTCTAGATGAAACGAAAAAAACACGGTTAACGAACCAAACGAATATTTTACAAAAGACGAATTATAATTTACAGGTCGTTCACTATACATTAAGCCGCAAGTTTAATACCGAAATAGAAAAAATGATTATCAACCGCATTTATGAATTTGATTTCATGAGACGTTTTTTTACAACCCCACACTTTCAGAGGACTAGATGGAAAGTACTATATTACTATAAATTTAAGCAAATGTTAAAGCCATCCAGAAAGTTGTCCTATGACCTTTCAGAGACTTTCATGCAGCCGATTCACAAAGTAATTTATGAGCTTATTCAAAATAGGAAATATCGAAATGTAACTAAGTTATTAGAATGGGAACAATCCGTAAAAGTGAAAGAAGTGACAATTAGAAATGGAAAACCTTACTTTGTCACGCCTTTGTTGGAGGAAAAATATAAATATATTCCTGTCCCATTTTATGTCGCTTTTAAAAAACATTTTTGCCAAGGAGGTAAGTATATCCTCTACTTCCATGTGTACGGTGACAATGTACAAGCAATAACAGATGTATTAATACGTGAAGGAAAAAACGCTCACAATGAGCTCGTATTACCGGTATCTGTGGATAAAAATGGTGAGGGTTGGGTTGAACTACATTTAGATGCATTCAAAAACCTTTCCGCTGGTCATTACTCCATCTTTGTTAGATATAATGATTATATGAAAATGAATATTAGGCAACATGAAAAAAATGAAATCAAACATCAACTTGACAATAGAGAATTTAATTTCTATCAATCCTCCTTTTCAAATGTTGCTTTAAGGGTAAAATAA
- a CDS encoding cell wall hydrolase translates to MARVAYTDADVALMARMMRAEAEGEGRLGMLMVGNVIVNRLKANCLDFEGLRSIRQVIFQVQGGNYSFEAVQKGNVFYQGARAVEKRLAKQALDYWREFPSKYSLWYFNPYAPCPPTWYDQPFAGQYKQHCYYEPKANTCEGAYTW, encoded by the coding sequence ATGGCAAGAGTGGCATATACAGATGCTGATGTTGCATTAATGGCTAGAATGATGCGTGCTGAAGCAGAAGGTGAAGGTCGGTTAGGGATGTTAATGGTTGGAAATGTCATTGTAAATCGATTAAAAGCAAACTGTTTAGACTTTGAAGGCTTAAGATCCATTCGACAAGTTATCTTTCAAGTTCAAGGGGGGAACTACTCCTTTGAGGCCGTTCAAAAGGGGAATGTTTTTTACCAAGGTGCGAGGGCTGTTGAAAAACGATTAGCGAAACAAGCATTAGACTACTGGAGAGAGTTTCCTTCCAAATATTCACTCTGGTATTTTAACCCTTATGCTCCATGCCCTCCTACATGGTACGACCAACCATTCGCAGGACAATATAAACAACATTGTTACTATGAACCAAAAGCGAACACATGTGAAGGTGCTTATACATGGTAA
- a CDS encoding DUF4256 domain-containing protein — MEKQERKLSIEQCEEIRNILKKRFEKNMDRHLGLEWVNVQRKLKTNNEKLWSLYEMERTGGEPDIVGYDQEADEYIFMDCSEESPKGRRSVCYDREALESRKSHKPQNNAIDMASDMGIEILSEEEYRKLQKLGNFDMKTSSWIKTPDKIRNLGGALFCDRRYDTVFVYHNGAESYYAARGFRGSLRV, encoded by the coding sequence ATGGAAAAACAAGAAAGAAAGTTATCGATAGAACAATGTGAAGAAATACGAAACATATTAAAAAAACGCTTTGAGAAAAATATGGATCGTCACCTGGGGCTTGAATGGGTTAACGTACAACGAAAGCTCAAGACAAATAATGAAAAATTATGGTCACTCTATGAGATGGAGAGAACGGGTGGTGAACCGGATATCGTTGGTTATGACCAAGAGGCAGATGAGTATATTTTTATGGATTGTTCAGAGGAAAGCCCTAAAGGCCGTAGAAGTGTTTGCTACGACAGGGAAGCACTAGAGTCAAGAAAGTCGCATAAACCACAGAATAATGCTATAGATATGGCTAGTGACATGGGAATTGAGATTCTATCCGAAGAAGAGTACCGCAAGCTCCAGAAATTAGGTAATTTTGATATGAAAACATCGAGTTGGATAAAGACGCCTGATAAAATAAGAAATCTTGGTGGGGCTCTTTTTTGTGATCGTCGTTATGACACGGTTTTTGTTTACCATAATGGGGCAGAGTCCTACTATGCGGCAAGGGGATTTCGCGGTTCACTGAGAGTTTGA
- a CDS encoding B3/B4 domain-containing protein, producing MKKFIIEEPFWTIFPTATIGIVICNGIDNSIKDEEKYNNLLLEAEKEARKYLQDPEFSNNEVIKVWRDAFKKFKTKKGARSSIEALLKRIKNGNHLGTINPLVDIYNSISLRYAMPCGGEDIDTLQGDVRLTKAVGDEDFVTLGSDKSESPFEGEIIYKDQVGAICRCWNWRESVRTMLTEETKNAFLCIELVDEKRTEEFENALNDLANTVQAELGGTSKTAILDIRNNEVIIE from the coding sequence ATGAAAAAGTTTATTATTGAAGAGCCATTTTGGACAATTTTCCCCACAGCAACAATTGGAATTGTCATTTGTAATGGGATAGATAACTCGATAAAAGATGAAGAAAAGTATAACAACCTTCTTTTAGAAGCGGAAAAAGAAGCCCGAAAATATTTGCAAGACCCGGAATTTAGCAATAATGAAGTCATTAAAGTTTGGAGAGACGCATTTAAGAAGTTCAAAACAAAAAAAGGTGCACGCTCCTCAATCGAGGCATTACTAAAAAGAATAAAAAATGGTAACCATTTGGGGACGATAAATCCGTTAGTTGATATTTACAACTCGATTTCGTTGCGATATGCCATGCCTTGTGGTGGAGAAGATATAGATACATTGCAGGGTGATGTAAGATTGACGAAAGCAGTTGGTGATGAAGATTTTGTAACATTGGGATCAGATAAAAGTGAATCGCCATTCGAAGGTGAAATTATTTATAAAGATCAAGTGGGCGCAATTTGCCGTTGTTGGAATTGGCGTGAATCCGTCAGAACGATGCTTACTGAAGAAACAAAGAATGCATTTCTGTGCATTGAATTAGTTGATGAAAAACGTACAGAAGAGTTTGAGAACGCGTTAAATGATTTAGCAAACACCGTACAGGCTGAATTAGGTGGAACAAGTAAAACTGCTATACTTGATATAAGAAATAATGAAGTAATCATTGAATAG